One part of the Rutidosis leptorrhynchoides isolate AG116_Rl617_1_P2 chromosome 1, CSIRO_AGI_Rlap_v1, whole genome shotgun sequence genome encodes these proteins:
- the LOC139894581 gene encoding F-box/FBD/LRR-repeat protein At1g13570-like produces the protein MDQISKLPPGIIETLLCLLPIQDAARTSILSKEWRYRWITIPILAFIRDTFQVTDDALLSILDQISGGSSERKVKAKRCKIFNAVYQVLLMHEGPIHEFTLSLWADKSCVEVDHMLHHLSRKNTVKKLTLDICCGYKLPLSLFSFGQLTDLSIISCILDHQPTFKGFGNLTSLHLQSISTNVKTLMHLLSHCPSLKSLNLIGYYTTINSSDDLSIADIFKCLPMIEDLYIGFHVIHCFCPDGIPEKLPTALHHLKYLFMKDVFIYSSYELPFVILVMKSSPNLKKLKLQLIDASYHNANAVGSVTLEDCSNIWLEHLNELEILQFHYVENALNFVKLILAKSPVLKKVRIFLDVYVDKDEELQILRVLLRSPRASPVVDIIV, from the exons ATGGACCAGATCAGCAAGCTTCCTCCAGGCATAATAGAAACCCTTTTATGTCTTTTACCGATTCAAGATGCTGCAAGGACAAGTATCCTCTCTAAAGAATGGAGGTATCGTTGGATCACAATCCCCATACTTGCTTTTATTAGAGATACGTTTCAAGTAACTGATGACGCTTTGCTGTCCATTCTCGACCAAATATCAGGCGGATCAAGTGAAAGGAAAGTAAAGGCCAAGAGGTGTAAAATTTTCAATGCTGTATACCAAGTTCTGTTAATGCATGAAGGTCCAATACACGAATTCACCCTTTCCCTATGGGCGGATAAGTCTTGTGTTGAGGTTGACCATATGCTACATCATTTGTCGCGAAAAAATACTGTTAAAAAATTAACACTTGACATTTGCTGCGGGTATAAGTTACCTTTATCTCTCTTCTCGTTTGGTCAGTTAACGGACCTATCTATCATCAGTTGTATTCTTGACCACCAACCAACATTCAAGGGATTTGGTAACCTTACAAGCTTACATCTGCAAAGCATAAGTACCAACGTGAAAACGCTTATGCATCTGCTATCCCATTGTCCTTCTCTCAAGAGCTTGAATCTG ATTGGATACTATACAACTATCAACTCTAGTGACGATTTATCTATTGCTGACATATTCAAGTGTTTACCGATGATTGAAGATTTGTATATTGGTTTTCACGTCATTCAT TGTTTTTGTCCAGACGGAATTCCTGAAAAGCTTCCAACTGCATTACATCACCTCAAATACTTGTTTATGAAGGATGTATTTATTTATAGCAGTTATGAGTTACCTTTTGTCATTCTTGTAATGAAAAGCTCTCCAAACCTGAAGAAACTTAAGCTACAG CTTATAGACGCTTCATATCATAATGCAAATGCGGTTGGCTCCGTCACACTTGAAGATTGTTCAAATATTTGGCTGGAACATCTGAACGAATTAGAGATTCTGCAATTTCATTACGTGGAGAATGCGTTGAATTTTGTGAAACTTATATTGGCCAAGTCACCCGTGCTAAAGAAGGTGAGGATATTCCTCGACGTATATGTTGATAAGGATGAAGAGTTGCAGATTCTGAGGGTTCTTCTACGTTCCCCACGTGCATCACCAGTGGTGGATATCATTGTTTGA